A genomic segment from Lemur catta isolate mLemCat1 chromosome 9, mLemCat1.pri, whole genome shotgun sequence encodes:
- the PENK gene encoding proenkephalin-A, protein MARFLRFCTWLLVLGPGLLATVRAECSQDCGTCSYRLVRPADINFLACVMECEGKLPSLKIWETCKELLQLSKPEFPQDGTSTLRDSGKQEESHLLARRYGGFMKRYGGFMKKMDELYPMEPEEEANGAEILAKRYGGFMKKDAEEDDSPANSSDLLKELLETGDNRERGRHQDGGDNDEEVSKRYGGFMRGLKRSPQLEDEAKELQKRYGGFMRRVGRPEWWMDYQKRYGGFLKRFAESLPSDEEGESYSKEVPEMEKRYGGFMRF, encoded by the exons ATGGCGCGGTTCTTGAGATTTTGCACTTGGCTGCTGGTGCTCGGACCCGGGCTCCTGGCGACCGTGCGGGCGGAATGCAGCCAGGACTGCGGGACGTGCAGCTACCGCCTGGTGCGCCCGGCAGACATCAACTTCCTG GCTTGCGTGATGGAGTGCGAAGGAAAACTGCCTTCTCTCAAAATCTGGGAGACCTGCAAGGAGCTCCTGCAGCTGTCCAAGCCCGAGTTTCCTCAGGACGGCACGAGCACCCTGCGGGACAGCGGCAAACAGGAAGAGAGCCATTTGCTGGCCAGACGGTACGGGGGCTTCATGAAGCGGTACGGGGGCTTCATGAAGAAGATGGACGAGCTTTACCCCATGGAGCCGGAGGAAGAGGCCAACGGGGCTGAAATCCTTGCCAAGCGGTACGGGGGCTTCATGAAGAAGGACGCGGAGGAGGACGACTCCCCGGCCAACTCCTCGGACCTGCTGAAGGAGCTGCTGGAAACGGGGGACAACCGGGAGCGTGGCCGCCACCAGGACGGCGGTGATAATGATGAAGAGGTGAGCAAGAGATACGGGGGCTTCATGAGAGGCTTAAAGAGAAGCCCCCAACTGGAAGACGAAGCCAAAGAGCTGCAGAAGCGATATGGGGGCTTCATGAGAAGGGTGGGCCGCCCGGAGTGGTGGATGGACTACCAGAAACGGTACGGAGGCTTCCTGAAGCGCTTTGCGGAGTCTCTGCCCTCCGACGAAGAAGGCGAAAGTTATTCCAAAGAAGTTCCCGAAATGGAAAAGAGATATGGAGGATTTATGAGATTTTAA